The following coding sequences lie in one Cyanobacterium sp. Dongsha4 genomic window:
- a CDS encoding methionine gamma-lyase family protein has protein sequence MNIDLLIDSAQEKLLPTFAEIDQQVKHHLNKILTAFRDHRVGVHHFSSVTGYGHDDLGRDVLDQIFAQVFEAEKAAVRVQIVSGTHAIASCLYGVLRSNDEMLAVAGHPYDTLEEVIGVRGEGQGTLQEWGVKYRELALSDEGGIDWESLATAVKPETKLVLIQRSCGYSWRQSLSIADIARIVELVKKQNPDTVCFVDNCYGEFIEKSEPTAVGVDLMAGSLIKNPGGTIVTAGGYVAGKEDLVEKACCRLTAPGIGSSGGATFEQNRLLFQGFFLAPQMVAEAVKSSHLIAYVFSELGYEVNPLPFTPRRDIIQAVKLGSPDKLVAFCRAIQKNSPIGSYLDPVPAPMPGYDTNLVMAGGTFIDGSTSEFSADGPLREPYIVFCQGGTHWTHTAIALKSALEAFSGN, from the coding sequence ATGAATATTGATTTATTGATTGATTCAGCCCAAGAAAAACTATTACCTACCTTTGCAGAAATTGATCAACAGGTAAAACATCATTTAAACAAAATATTAACAGCATTTCGAGATCACCGAGTGGGAGTACATCATTTTTCCAGTGTAACCGGTTATGGTCACGATGATTTAGGTAGAGATGTATTAGACCAAATTTTTGCTCAAGTTTTTGAAGCTGAAAAAGCCGCCGTTAGAGTACAAATTGTTTCGGGAACTCATGCGATCGCATCTTGTCTCTATGGGGTATTACGTTCTAATGACGAAATGTTAGCAGTAGCAGGACATCCTTACGATACCTTAGAGGAGGTTATTGGAGTACGGGGCGAGGGACAAGGTACACTACAAGAATGGGGGGTAAAATATCGAGAATTAGCCTTAAGCGATGAGGGAGGCATTGATTGGGAAAGTTTAGCCACCGCCGTCAAACCAGAAACCAAGTTAGTCTTAATTCAACGCTCTTGTGGTTATTCTTGGCGACAAAGTCTTTCTATTGCCGATATTGCCAGAATTGTGGAGTTAGTAAAAAAACAAAATCCCGATACTGTCTGCTTTGTAGATAATTGCTATGGAGAATTTATCGAAAAAAGTGAACCCACCGCCGTAGGAGTTGATTTGATGGCAGGGTCATTAATTAAAAATCCAGGTGGTACAATCGTTACAGCAGGAGGATATGTAGCAGGAAAAGAAGACTTAGTAGAAAAAGCCTGTTGTCGTTTAACAGCCCCCGGTATTGGTAGCAGTGGAGGAGCAACATTTGAGCAAAATCGCCTTTTATTTCAAGGGTTTTTTCTCGCACCTCAGATGGTAGCCGAAGCAGTGAAAAGTAGTCACCTTATTGCCTATGTTTTCTCTGAATTAGGCTATGAAGTAAATCCTTTACCTTTTACTCCCCGTCGAGATATTATTCAAGCAGTTAAACTCGGTAGCCCTGATAAATTAGTGGCTTTTTGCCGTGCTATTCAAAAAAATTCCCCCATCGGTTCATATTTAGACCCTGTACCTGCACCTATGCCAGGATATGATACAAATTTGGTTATGGCAGGAGGTACTTTTATAGATGGTAGTACTTCTGAATTTTCTGCTGATGGTCCTTTACGTGAACCTTATATTGTTTTTTGTCAGGGCGGAACTCATTGGACTCACACTGCGATCGCACTTAAGTCAGCTTTAGAGGCATTCAGTGGCAATTAA
- a CDS encoding NAD(P)H-quinone oxidoreductase subunit 4 translates to MFSAEFPWLTAIIALPLIGAFAIPFIPDKYGKNIRNYSLTIALTNFCLIIYGFWQNYSIYDTNFQLQESYSWFPQIGLTWSLGVDGLSMPLIVLSGLISTLAILASWQVEKKSKLYFFLLLVLYSAQIGVFAAQDLLLFFIMWELELVPVYILISIWGGKKRLYAATKFILYTALASIFILVAGLGMAFYGDNFTLNMAELGMKNYPITLEVLAYVGFLIAFGVKLPIFPFHTWLPDAHSEASAPVSMILAGVLLKMGGYGLIRFNLEMLPDAHIKFAPLLVILGVINIVYGAFTAFAQTNLKRRLASSSISHMGFVLVGIAAFTDLGMNGAMLQMLSHGLIAAALFFLSGVTYERTHTLMMDEMGGMAKSMPKTFALFTAASMASLALPGMSGFVSELSVFLGFAQSDAYSSIFKVVVTILAGVGLILTPIYLLSMLRVVFYGKNDTGLKLDGFQLDAKPREIFITVCLIVPIIAIGLYPKLATESYDLKTVQVASKTRASLEVIVNHSVENIPANFTIAEINN, encoded by the coding sequence ATGTTTAGTGCAGAATTTCCTTGGCTAACAGCCATCATTGCCTTACCTCTTATTGGTGCTTTTGCAATTCCCTTCATTCCCGATAAGTATGGAAAAAATATTAGAAATTATAGTTTGACTATTGCCTTAACAAATTTTTGTTTAATCATTTACGGTTTTTGGCAAAATTATTCTATCTACGACACAAATTTTCAACTACAAGAATCCTATAGTTGGTTTCCGCAAATTGGTTTAACTTGGAGTTTAGGGGTTGATGGTTTATCCATGCCCCTAATTGTTTTATCTGGTTTAATCTCTACCCTTGCGATTCTGGCTTCTTGGCAAGTGGAAAAAAAATCGAAATTATATTTCTTCTTATTATTAGTTTTATATAGTGCGCAAATCGGTGTTTTTGCCGCTCAAGATTTATTATTATTCTTTATTATGTGGGAATTAGAGTTAGTTCCCGTTTATATTTTAATTTCTATATGGGGTGGGAAAAAACGTCTTTACGCCGCTACGAAATTCATTCTCTACACTGCCTTAGCTTCTATTTTTATCCTTGTGGCTGGTTTAGGAATGGCATTTTATGGAGATAATTTCACTCTCAATATGGCGGAATTGGGTATGAAAAATTATCCCATTACCTTAGAAGTATTAGCTTATGTGGGCTTTTTAATCGCCTTTGGTGTGAAGTTACCTATTTTTCCTTTTCATACATGGCTACCCGATGCGCATAGCGAAGCATCTGCTCCTGTTTCGATGATTTTGGCAGGGGTATTATTAAAAATGGGTGGTTATGGTTTAATTCGTTTCAATTTAGAAATGTTACCCGATGCCCATATCAAATTCGCTCCTTTATTAGTGATTTTAGGGGTAATTAACATTGTTTATGGTGCTTTTACCGCTTTTGCTCAAACTAATTTAAAACGTCGTCTTGCTTCTTCTTCTATCTCTCACATGGGTTTTGTGTTAGTAGGAATTGCCGCTTTTACCGATTTAGGCATGAATGGGGCGATGTTGCAAATGTTATCTCATGGTTTGATTGCGGCGGCGTTATTTTTCCTCTCTGGGGTGACTTATGAGCGCACTCACACTTTAATGATGGATGAAATGGGCGGTATGGCAAAATCCATGCCTAAGACTTTTGCTTTATTCACGGCCGCTTCTATGGCTTCTTTAGCTTTGCCCGGGATGAGTGGTTTTGTTAGTGAATTGAGTGTGTTTTTGGGTTTTGCCCAAAGTGATGCTTATAGCTCAATATTTAAAGTTGTGGTAACGATATTAGCAGGGGTTGGTTTAATTTTAACTCCTATTTATCTACTGTCCATGTTAAGGGTTGTTTTCTACGGCAAAAATGATACTGGTTTAAAGTTAGATGGTTTTCAACTTGATGCTAAACCCCGTGAAATTTTTATTACCGTTTGTTTAATTGTACCCATAATTGCGATCGGACTTTATCCTAAATTAGCAACAGAAAGTTATGATTTAAAAACCGTACAAGTAGCGAGTAAAACTAGAGCTTCTTTAGAGGTAATTGTCAATCATTCTGTTGAGAATATTCCTGCTAATTTTACCATTGCAGAGATTAATAATTAA
- a CDS encoding FkbM family methyltransferase, whose amino-acid sequence MIYSEILKQKLLITFLGEKLLKIRNFYELWECSWKNPENLPTLVNDQISSKILTKLCEKDKVFIDVGAHIGSIISAVKSYNSQIEIIGIEAIPEKVIKLRKAFPSVEIYECAVGDREGEVCFYINTLKSGYSSLGRKKDPRNQEEIKEIKVQLKTLDNLIPSDKKVGVIKIDTEGAELGVLRGAVNLISRNKPLIMFESGPNKNDLGYTKEDMWLFFENINYQLIIPNRLAHNGDSLTLEGFIESHLYPRRTTNYFAIPSEKRELVKKLARNIMNVKI is encoded by the coding sequence ATGATATATTCAGAAATACTAAAACAAAAATTATTAATCACTTTTTTAGGTGAAAAACTATTAAAAATAAGAAATTTTTACGAATTGTGGGAATGTTCTTGGAAAAACCCAGAAAATTTACCAACATTAGTTAATGATCAAATATCATCCAAAATTCTTACTAAACTTTGTGAAAAAGATAAAGTTTTTATCGATGTAGGTGCTCATATTGGTTCAATTATTTCCGCAGTTAAATCTTACAATTCTCAAATAGAAATAATAGGCATTGAAGCAATTCCCGAAAAAGTAATAAAATTAAGAAAAGCATTTCCCTCTGTGGAAATTTATGAATGTGCAGTAGGAGATCGTGAGGGAGAAGTTTGTTTTTATATTAATACCCTAAAATCTGGTTATAGTTCTTTAGGAAGAAAAAAAGATCCCAGAAATCAAGAAGAAATAAAAGAAATAAAAGTTCAGTTAAAAACTTTAGATAATTTAATTCCTTCAGATAAAAAAGTTGGAGTCATAAAAATAGATACTGAAGGAGCTGAATTGGGGGTGTTGAGGGGGGCGGTAAACTTAATATCAAGGAATAAACCTTTGATCATGTTTGAAAGTGGTCCCAATAAAAATGACCTTGGCTACACAAAAGAAGATATGTGGCTATTTTTTGAGAATATTAACTATCAGTTAATCATTCCTAATCGATTAGCTCATAATGGAGATTCTCTAACTTTAGAAGGATTTATTGAATCCCATTTATATCCTAGAAGAACTACTAACTATTTTGCCATACCCAGTGAAAAACGTGAGTTAGTTAAGAAATTAGCAAGAAATATTATGAATGTAAAAATTTAG
- the nadA gene encoding quinolinate synthase NadA has protein sequence MFTATTLPNSNLPQDLFGAIASLKKELNAVILAHYYQEGDIQDIADYIGDSLGLSQQAASTSADVILFAGVHFMAETAKILNPDKLVLLPDLEAGCSLADSCPPDKFAQFKAQHPDHIVISYINCTAEIKALSDIICTSSNAVKIVQQIPPEQPIIFAPDRNLGRYVMEQTGREMVLWDGSCIVHETFSEKKIVQLKIEHPQAEILAHPECETPVLRHADYIGSTTALLKYAMESNSSEFIIATEPGIIHQMQKDAPHKSFIPAPPENNCNCNECPYMRLNTLEKVYLALKNRTPSIEIPPSIQQKALQPIQRMLAMS, from the coding sequence GTGTTTACAGCTACCACTTTACCGAACTCAAACTTGCCTCAAGACTTGTTTGGTGCGATCGCATCTTTGAAAAAAGAATTAAACGCCGTTATCCTTGCTCACTATTACCAAGAAGGAGATATTCAAGATATAGCGGACTACATAGGAGACTCTTTGGGGCTATCTCAACAAGCCGCCTCAACTTCTGCTGATGTTATTTTATTTGCAGGAGTCCACTTCATGGCAGAGACGGCAAAAATTCTTAACCCCGATAAATTAGTACTTTTACCAGACTTAGAAGCCGGTTGTTCTTTAGCTGACAGTTGCCCCCCCGATAAATTTGCTCAATTCAAAGCACAACATCCAGACCATATCGTTATATCTTATATAAACTGTACCGCCGAAATTAAAGCCTTAAGTGATATTATTTGCACCAGTTCCAATGCCGTTAAAATTGTACAACAAATCCCCCCAGAACAACCAATAATCTTTGCACCCGATCGCAATTTGGGTCGTTATGTGATGGAACAAACAGGGAGAGAAATGGTATTGTGGGATGGTAGTTGTATTGTTCATGAAACCTTTTCCGAGAAAAAAATTGTTCAACTAAAAATAGAACATCCCCAAGCAGAAATTCTTGCTCACCCTGAATGTGAAACTCCTGTTTTACGCCATGCAGACTATATAGGTTCAACAACGGCATTATTAAAATATGCCATGGAAAGTAATTCCTCCGAATTCATTATAGCCACCGAACCCGGAATTATTCATCAAATGCAAAAAGATGCACCCCATAAATCTTTTATTCCCGCCCCTCCAGAAAATAACTGTAATTGCAACGAATGCCCTTACATGAGATTAAATACCTTAGAAAAAGTTTATTTAGCTCTAAAAAATCGTACTCCTAGTATTGAAATTCCCCCTAGCATTCAGCAAAAAGCCTTACAACCTATTCAGAGAATGTTGGCTATGTCTTAA